A section of the Babesia microti strain RI chromosome I, complete genome genome encodes:
- a CDS encoding RAP protein, putative (overlaps_old_locusTagID:BBM_I01010): MAIIRPRERVILRSIKYESRIKRSGRRLHKRFRSWTQQRARSFWLPEHISLHTPPELLDGASISAFVQKAATIRKHDYNVWYNCSRRILDIAETLTPQQMGYIFYGFGKSRFLCTDFYDKIIPHVESMLPELYSHPLMCIIWALNRVGIQNSCFMKKYSNQIWAKFDQIRVSDLIKICNSLANLGVNDLKSVLEKNMIEKFQGLFSQEFRASMCDVAILNLYSDSIANYIMSRFPKISICARPQHFQQAYSTAVALRVLKPRIWYELPQMARTFYTRLSMKIIPQASRKPSKLHWDVSNTLAKIGVAHRNTFQWGCYWVDIGESVEKQNCWFIDGPSCFYTGTFKYKEKVKMQHKVMQNLGWNIRRINWYDWAKMKDRDEKVEYIRNIVNKGPMGSELVTPSHLYKTKLQDVQNMLRNIKYAHESGS, translated from the exons ATGGCAATTATACGCCCCAGGGAACGTGTAATTTTAAGGTCAATTAAATACGAATCTCGTATTAAACGTAGTGGTAGGCGTTTACATAAACGATTTCGTTCGTGGACTCAGCAACg AGCTAGATCTTTTTGGCTCCCTGAGCATATATCCCTTCATACACCTCCAGAACTACTGGATGGAGCATCAATTTCAGCTTTTGTTCAAAAAGCAGCTACCATTCGCAAGCATGACTATAATGTTTg GTATAATTGTTCCAGGAGAATTTTAGACATTGCTGAGACATTAACACCTCAGCAAATGGGTTATATTTTCTACGG ATTTGGAAAATCGCGCTTTTTATGTACAGATTTCtatgataaaataataccTCATGTCGAATCAATGCTTCCGGAACTATATAGTCATCCATTGATGTGTATAATATGGGCTTTGAATCGAGTTGGGATCCAAAATTCATGCTTTATGAAGAAg TATTCTAATCAAATTTGGGctaaatttgatcaaattcGTGTTAGTGATCtgattaaaatatgtaattcaTTGGCAAATCTT GGAGTTAATGATTTGAAGTCTGTGTTGGAAAAAAACATGATTGAGAAATTTCAAGGATTGTTTTCTCAAGAATTTAGGGCATCGATGTGCGATGTCGcgatattaaatttatatagtgATTCTATCGCAAACTACATAATGTCAAGGTTTCcaaa AATTTCTATTTGTGCTAGACCTCAGCATTTTCAACAAGCTTATTCTACGGCAGTAGCATTGCGTGTATTAAAACCTCGTATTTGGTACGAATTGCCCCAAATGGCTCGTACCTTTTATACTAGATTAAG tatgaaaattattCCTCAAGCTTCTAGAAAGCcttcaaaattacattgGGATGTTTCTAATACTCTTGCAAAAATAGGGGTAGCACATCGCAATACATTTCA ATGGGGATGTTATTGGGTAGACATAGGAGAATCTGTAGAAAAACAAAATTGCTGGTTCATAGATGGTCCTTCTTGTTTCTATACAGGGacatttaaatacaaaGAGAAAGTTAAAATGCAGCATAA AGTTATGCAAAATTTGGGGTGGAATATTAGGAGAATTAATTGGTATGATTGGGCCAAGATGAAAGATCGGGATGAAAAGGTGGAATATATTCG AAATATTGTGAATAAGGGACCAATGGGATCCGAATTAGTCACTCCGTCTcatttatacaaaacaaAGTTGCAAGATGTACAAAATATGCTcagaaatattaaatatgctCATGAGTCAGGGTCTTAA
- a CDS encoding hypothetical protein (overlaps_old_locusTagID:BBM_I01007) has product MKFASVLIRKISNLSCINEKLACLQFKCANGENRHGVILYIYNLIKEYKLGFMDSRIDSGIEYSMIGISKNEIPSSILPKFVYILSKSMKKHHLKPIYDHFVFSIPFIPNYITYNLSLSLIKNGFYHDNTITGVLNDYLIGLIDNIDTPALLSLARLIEFMHPKSLDPENVKIIFDKAMKYIQHFDSSAGELLLISINFLYLGGDMYDIFPYISNILSKLNLIDHPNLITFCDLISKRSKSDHVLKFMNDSYRIIIDNKDVNDALKFRFFQAFIRLATANDSEAVSNMLKWISYGNFADIKIIRFLSNLSKLYKSNVSRSECRNLAKEIVPHINLLIDDVDSSNLSIVSQSMSKLNISLLTSRINFAFNKLLNDKYSTIPVNDFINVFWYLCKFNGFDKSSLKSTYRFIKTGVSGFSMRDISQILMGFSKIPVCPPFSTFSSISPSLLVNLNKCNSLDISYLLIGLNNLKNNNISKEYLKMVNYIYSNSIKLLKSSNFNFSIHELATIVKALSNSKYKSQTLLAQLYSQMYLHGIKLSYYRQSEVLLTFAYTGFNDESLIDRYLHSLLSSDNLSFKTISNILIFMSIFNRNNYNVISNYKDNISKLILHRFHTFPKWLKTICFITSDPNVSVKLIDFLCVKDLDEKESYRCFLSLPRLLSIGMDKKILKVSKHLSCNVRKIIPELSTGELLQLLMACYDLGYSKPKLIKALRSKIVENCCNYRFNVSELADVCDKLVWINAYEKLPNKLQASIYCRVPSSLQEKLTISENVNKKIKLFTPSNLGPPSI; this is encoded by the exons atgAAGTTTGCGAGTGTGCTCATTagaaaaatatcaaacCTATCTTGTATAAATGAAAAGCTTGCATGTTTGCAGTTTAAATGTGCGAATGGGGAAAATAGGCATGGCGtgattttgtatatttacaatttgattaaGGAATATAAATTGGGATTTATGGATTCCAGAATTGATAGTGGTATAGAATATTCTATGATTGGAATTTCTAAAAACGAAATACCCAGCTCGATTCttccaaaatttgtttatattttatccaaatcCATGAAAAAGCATCATTTGAAGCCAATTTATGATCATTTTGTTTTTTCAATACCATTTATTCCAAATTACatcacatataatttatcactatCACTAATAAAAAACGGATTTTATCACGATAACACAATAACTGGCgttttaaatgattatttaattggtttaattgataatattgatacGCCTGCATTACTATCTTTGGCTCGtttaattgaatttatgCATCCAAAAAGTTTGGATCCAGAAAATGTGAAAATAATCTTTGACAAAGCaatgaaatatatccaACATTTTGATTCATCTGCCGGTGAATTATTGCTTATTTCGATAAACTTCTTGTATCTTGGAGGAGATATGTATGATATATTTCCttatatatctaatattttatctaaacTAAATCTAATTGATCATCCTAATTTGATAACATTTTGCGATCTCATCTCAAAAAGATCGAAGAGTGATCATGTTCTCAAGTTTATGAATGATTCCTACAggattattattgataacaAAGATGTTAATGACGCTTTAAAGTTTCGTTTCTTCCAAGCATTTATCAGATTGGCCACAGCAAATGATAGTGAGGCAGTATCGAATATGCTTAAATGGATATCTTATGGAAATTTTGCTGACATAAAGATTATACGGTTTCTTTCTAAcctatcaaaattatataaatcgAATGTTTCTAGGAGTGAATGTAGAAATTTAGCCAAAGAAATTGTGCCTCATATAAATCTCTTAATTGATGATGTAGATTCTTCTAATCTTTCAATTGTATCACAATCAATGAGCAAGCTAAATATTTCTTTACTCACTTCAAGAATAAACTTTGcctttaacaaattattgaatgataaatattcaacAATACCCGTAAACGATTTCATAAATGTGTTTTGgtatttatgtaaattcAACGGATTCGATAAATCTAGCTTGAAATCTACTTATAGATTCATAAAAACAGGAGTTTCTGGATTTTCGATGAGAGATATCTCTCAAATCTTAATGGGATTTTCGAAAATTCCTGTATGTCCGCCATTTAGCACGTTTTCATCTATCTCTCCTTCATtacttgtaaatttaaacaaatgcAATTCACTGGATATTTCATATCTATTAATCGGCTTGAATAacttgaaaaataataatattagtaAAGAGTATCTGAAGATggtcaattatatatattccaattctatcaaattattgaaaTCATCAAACTTCAACTTCAGCATTCATGAATTGGCAACTATCGTAAAAGCTCTTTCAAACTCTAAATATAAATCTCAGACATTATTAGCTCAATTATATAGTCAAATGTACCTACATGGTATAAAACTTTCATATTATAGGCAATCCGAG GTTCTATTGACATTTGCCTATACAGGATTTAATGATGAATCTCTTATTGATAGATATTTACATTCACTACTAAGTTcagataatttatcatttaaaactatttcgaatattttgatttttatgtCAATATTTAACAGAAACAATTATAACGTAATTTCGAATTATAAAGATAACATATCGAAATTGATACTGCATCGGTTTCACACCTTCCCTAAATGGCTTAAAActatttgttttataaCATCAGACCCCAATGTATCagttaaattaattgatttccTATGTGTAAAAGATCTTGATGAGAAGGAATCATACAGATGTTTTTTATCTTTGCCTAGATTGCTTTCTATCGGGAtggataaaaaaatattaaaggTTTCGAAACATTTATCATGTAATGTAAGGAAAATAATTCCTGAATTATCTACGGGTGAATTGTTGCAACTTTTGATGGCATGTTATGATTTGGGATATAGCAAGCCGAAACTTATTAAGGCTTTAAGATCAAAAATAGTCGAAAATTGTTGCAATTATCGTTTTAATGTATCTGAACTTGCAGATgtttgtgataaattg gtgtGGATAAATGCCTATGAAAAGCTGCCAAATAAACTACAAGCATCAATCTATTGCCGTGTACCTAGTAGTCTACAAGAAAAATTGACTATATCAgaaaatgtaaataaaaaaattaaattgtttacacCATCAAATCTAGGGCCTCCTAGTATATAA
- a CDS encoding SUN domain-containing protein 2 (overlaps_old_locusTagID:BBM_I01015;~overlaps_old_locusTagID:BBM_I01017): MFLLHEINGACYIVLYVCRVVLPPLNSTMSFMKCVILSMIILVYKSFDIINIEPELKSIFKNTFLYKLFYGNTFQPENLIQEHIPKIVGGNSVIRGRDFKQHEFKLKVDFASSESGAKIISFAPAITTVQNIQLQDKNAYMLVPCKEVSWFILSFNDKIYLEHIALTFLEHYASTFKLIRISASDAFPSSNWNTLAEIETLVTRSDEIFDISESCRYLEPSGCWARYLKVEMLSHHTIENNYYCSLTTFRVYGLTAVEVLENEISGKKDSYLSSSEEIVYSQGYSYYDLTPKLKKLALFIKSRSFHRPSESRTVLENFQFDQIFHISLLEEIYDPEYGNYDQDDLTILKDKFECRHFEKPPLEFKKSCKIIHNIAWACYGQVSDFTRDGIYNITLKSNQFSVNLNSYQLISYIWDNLCTLHLIPLGYINAGELFNAVYNKNLPIYSPLIHIISIKYCMEIRISVSSNFKKELLRRAALRIISKTMFPRREFDVPNMHNYTGNFYGISSDFVAYDSRGKINSKIQPGTQSTNSPKKKMAQQPSNSVKSHRDKIQSSKHVLLSISERMKVTEAEYKSIKLELDALMEFHRENFSIIQSLTRENLHLSASLHDLKEKVQSICLDKNEYKNMWIRFILKCLMLFKSSLSIIAVGIAIYSLYHNFRMKSDIIEYQRQLDEYKKKNTS, from the exons atgttCTTATTGCATGAAATAAATGGTGCTTGTTACATAGTTTTATATGTATGCAGGGTTGTGTTGCCTCCCCTTAATTCAACTATGTCATTCAtgaaatgtgtaattttatctatgattatattagtGTATAAATCgtttgatattattaatattgaacCAGAATTGAAGTCAATTTTCAAGAATACATTTCTATATAAGTTGTTTTATGGAAATACTTTTCAGCCTGAGAATCTAATTCAAGAGCACATTCCAAAAATAGTAGGCGGAAATTCTGTTATTAGAGGGAGGGATTTTAAACAACATGAATTCAAACTTAAAGTTGATTTTGCTTCATCTGAATCCGgtgcaaaaataatatcattcgCTCCTGCTATTACCACGGtgcaaaatatacaa TTACAGGATAAAAATGCATACATGCTTGTCCCTTGTAAAGAAGTATCATGGTTCATTCTCtcatttaatgataaaatatacctTGAGCATATAGCTCTTACATTCCTAGAACATTATGCGTCCACTTTTAA ACTAATAAGAATTTCTGCCAGTGATGCATTTCCTTCTTCAAATTGGAATACTCTAGCTGAAATTGAAACTCTGGTTACTAGAAGTGATGAGATTTTTGACATATCTGAATCATGTAGGTATTTAGAACCATCAGGATGCTGGGCTag aTATTTAAAAGTTGAGATGTTGAGTCATCACACTATTGAAAACAATTACTACTGCTCATTAACAACATTTAGAGTTTATGGATTGACAGCTGTTGAAGT TCTGGAGAATGAAATTTCAGGAAAAAAGgattcatatttatctagTTCAGAAGAAATTGTATATTCTCAGGGATATTCATATTATGATTTAACTCCTAAATTGAAGAAATTGGCTTTGTTCATTAAGTCCAGGTCTTTTCATAGGCCATCAGAATCTCGTACTGTTttagaaaattttcaatttgatcaaatttttcatatttctTTATTAGAGGAAATATATGATCCTGAATATGGGAACTATGATCAAGATGATTTAACCATTCTCAaagataaatttgaatgtaGACATTTTGAAAAACCCCCATTggaatttaaaaaatcatgtaaaattatacacaATATTGCATGGGCATGTTATGGACAAGTTTCCGACTTTACGCGAGATGgtatttataacattacCTTGAAATCAAATCAATTTAGTGTTAATCTTAATAGTTACCaattaatatcatatatCTGGGATAATTTGTGCACATTACACTTAATACCTCTTGGTTACATTAATGCTGGagaattgtttaatgcagtatacaacaaaaatttgcccATTTATAGCCCCTTGATCCACATTATTTCtatcaaatattgtatGGAAATTAGAATTTCAGTGTCatctaattttaaaaagGAACTGTTAAGAAGAGCAGCACTTAGAATAATTTCGAAGACGATGTTTCCTCGTCGGGAATTTGATGTTCCAAATATGCATAATTATACAGGGAACTTTTATGGCATTTCATCTGATTTTGTAGCTTATGATTCTAGGGGGAAGATTAATTCTAAGATCCAACCAGGTACCCAATCCACTAATT CCCCTAAAAAAAAAATGGCACAACAACCCTCAAATAGTGTCAAATCGCACAGGGATAAGATACAGTCCAGTAAGCACGTTCTTCTAAGCATTTCCGAACGCATGAAAGTTACGGAGGCTGAATATAAATCTATAAAACTAGA GTTGGACGCTCTCATGGAATTTCATCGTGAAAATTTTTCGATAATTCAAAGTCTTACTAGGGAAAATTTACATCTATCAGCGTCTTTGCATGATCTG aAGGAAAAGGTTCAATCCATATGtttggataaaaatg aatataaaaatatgtggATAAGATTTATTCTAAAGTGTCTAATGTTGTTTAAATCGAGCCTAAGCATTATAG
- a CDS encoding mRNA processing protein, putative (overlaps_old_locusTagID:BBM_I01005) codes for MGYIHRNIKLYVGNLPSDATEQDIENLVQGCGQLRFCMIRKHPETNKSNGYAHLEYRHEVECVEAFKTLLGKEIRGRPLKIDWCDDIYRKKYPELVAAAATVCSKSLSENTSDIPSQTSVFDDMNPHLTPNRLQLIDNKGRITPYGLELAQKMDLNDVYNLVSRIYKLSQRTPSVARALLTENPSACHILLQAQSLLGNPHLDLDLEFKSNIESDSISLSKALDYFVNID; via the exons ATGGGCTACATCCATCGtaacataaaattatatg TTGGAAATCTTCCATCTGATGCAACTGAACAGGATATAGAAAATTTAGTCCAAGGGTGTGGTCAACTGAGATTTTgcat GATAAGGAAACATCCTGAGACTAATAAGAGTAACGGATATGCCCATTTGGAGTATAGGCACGAAGTGGAATGCGTGGAAGCATTTAAGACACTATTAGGAAAAGAAATTAGAG GGCGACCATTAAAGATTGATTGGTGCGATGATATTTATAGAAAAAAGTATCCTGAACTTGTTGCTGCAGCCGCTACGGTATGTTCAAAGTCTTTAAGTGAAAATACATCTGACATTCCATCTCAAACTTCTGTATTTG ATGATATGAATCCGCATCTAACGCCTAATAGACTACAACTTATTGACAACAAAGGACGTATAACTCCATACGGGCTTGAG TTGGCACAAAAAATGGACTTGAATGACGTATATAATTTGGTTTCTAGAATATACAAGTTGAGTCAAAGGACCCCCAGTGTTGCTAGGGCTTTGTTGACGGAAAATCCTTCAGCTTGTCACATTTTATTACAAGCTCAAAGTTTATTGGGAAATCCACATTTAGACTTAGACCTGGAGTTTAAATCTAATATTGAATCAGATTCTATATCTCTCTCTAAAGCTTTAGATTACTTCgttaatattgattaa